A genomic segment from Gracilinanus agilis isolate LMUSP501 chromosome 1, AgileGrace, whole genome shotgun sequence encodes:
- the LOC123250422 gene encoding interferon omega-1-like produces the protein MTSWSLLPLVLALLCSSTHCSLDCDLTQGLQEDFSLLNQMSTFPLVSCLKDRTNFNFPKEALNGSQLQKENATVIVLEMVQQIFTLFSQNATPATWNQTQLMQLLFGLHRQLEQLERCLEQYVEWEESSLESENPRLALKSYFQGISQYLQGKEYSHCAWEIVRVEIRRVFLFMSKLARKLRA, from the coding sequence ATGACCTCCTGGAGCTTGTTGCCTCTTGTCCTGGCTCTGCTCTGCTCCAGCACCCATTGCTCCCTGGACTGCGACCTGACTCAGGGACTTCAGGAAGACTTCTCACTTCTTAACCAAATGAGCACATTTCCCCTGGTGTCATGTCTGAAGGACAGGACCAATTTCAACTTCCCAAAGGAAGCCCTGAATGGAAGCCAACTCCAGAAGGAAAATGCCACAGTCATTGTTCTTGAGATGGTCCAGCAGATCTTTACCCTCTTCAGTCAAAATGCCACTCCTGCCACTTGGAATCAGACCCAGCTTATGCAACTGCTCTTTGGACTACATCGACAGCTGGAACAGCTAGAGAGGTGTCTTGAGCAGTATGTGGAGTGGGAAGAGTCTTCCTTGGAAAGTGAAAACCCTAGGCTGGCCCTGAAGAGCTACTTCCAAGGAATAAGCCAGTATCTGCAGGGTAAAGAGTATAGTCACTGTGCCTGGGAGATTGTCCGAGTGGAAATCAGGAGAGTCTTTCTGTTCATGAGCAAACTCGCAAGAAAACTCAGGGCCTGA